One Candidatus Methylacidithermus pantelleriae genomic window carries:
- a CDS encoding NAD(P)/FAD-dependent oxidoreductase, which produces MGSKNPRQRWDVIVIGGGIAGISLAYFLSRENKRVLVLERESRIGRHATGRSALFYRASHGPKEVQALAVLSRSFFLSPPHEFGSGPLLTPRGALFVAQHGEEFWLEKLAQSLLPQCGPIQWLNAEEAKRLVPLLRPDYGNTFLYEPDACDISLSKLVGGMVQRIGACGGALRYGVTLTSIGIQDNQWTVETPEGVYQAPILCNAAGAWADELAIQAGVSPLGIRPLRRTVCRLFLEEPEVARWPAIFDARERFYCKPAHGGLLVSPADAEPAEPGDPQARPEDAEVGLQRLQAAVALPSSRYRDLWAGLRSFVADGLPVIGMDPKVPGFFWHAALGGYGIETSPALGRFGASLCLGAPLGEEFQELALFPHTFSPARPSLKQTQ; this is translated from the coding sequence ATGGGAAGCAAAAACCCAAGGCAGCGCTGGGATGTGATCGTTATCGGAGGCGGGATCGCGGGAATTTCCCTAGCGTATTTTCTTAGCCGCGAAAACAAACGCGTACTTGTGCTCGAACGGGAATCCCGTATTGGCCGCCACGCCACAGGCCGATCGGCTCTTTTCTACCGGGCAAGCCACGGGCCAAAAGAAGTTCAGGCGCTGGCGGTGCTCAGCCGCTCCTTTTTCCTTTCCCCACCTCATGAATTTGGCTCCGGACCCTTGCTTACCCCACGGGGGGCTCTCTTTGTGGCTCAGCACGGGGAGGAATTTTGGTTAGAAAAGCTCGCACAGTCCCTACTTCCCCAATGCGGCCCTATCCAATGGCTGAACGCAGAGGAGGCCAAAAGACTCGTTCCCTTGTTACGACCGGACTATGGAAACACCTTTTTGTACGAACCGGATGCGTGCGATATCTCTTTATCAAAGCTCGTTGGAGGAATGGTCCAACGGATCGGTGCTTGCGGCGGTGCCCTCCGGTACGGAGTCACTCTTACCTCCATCGGGATCCAGGATAACCAGTGGACGGTAGAAACCCCGGAGGGCGTGTACCAGGCTCCTATCCTCTGCAACGCAGCGGGGGCTTGGGCAGATGAACTCGCGATTCAGGCGGGAGTTTCTCCCTTGGGAATCCGCCCCCTACGACGGACCGTTTGTCGATTGTTCTTGGAAGAACCGGAAGTTGCCCGCTGGCCAGCCATTTTCGATGCCAGGGAAAGGTTTTACTGCAAGCCCGCACACGGTGGGCTTTTGGTTTCCCCTGCGGACGCAGAGCCAGCAGAACCGGGTGATCCGCAAGCTCGCCCGGAAGATGCCGAAGTTGGCCTCCAGCGGCTCCAAGCGGCGGTCGCTCTCCCCTCAAGCCGGTATAGAGACTTGTGGGCCGGCCTTCGATCCTTTGTCGCGGACGGCCTTCCGGTAATCGGCATGGATCCAAAAGTGCCAGGGTTTTTCTGGCACGCAGCCCTTGGAGGATACGGAATTGAAACTTCTCCTGCTCTTGGAAGGTTCGGGGCAAGCCTTTGCCTGGGAGCTCCCCTCGGGGAGGAGTTTCAAGAACTAGCGCTTTTCCCCCATACGTTTTCTCCGGCAAGGCCCTCGCTCAAGCAAACGCAATGA
- the cyoE gene encoding heme o synthase, whose translation MKRLFTKDMGGSRLGELLVGAREWCRDVAELAKARLMAMVLVTTLVGFYVGSSRPSEGGKAWHLLVGTALVAAAAAGLNQLLERDVDRRMSRTCDRPIAAGRFAPRQACLIAVFEGLAGLFYLAKTVGMGPSWVAALTLFLYVVLYTPLKRKSPWHTLIGAVSGALPPLIGYVAGDQRDWAMGWVLFGILFLWQLPHFWAIAWLYRQEYGEAGIRTFFDSDRSGVSCGWACLVFSVLLWAVSLVPWWMGTVGGLYGPGAVVLGGFFVGLAFRFLQEPSRTHARSLFLGSIVYLPALLALLVVGYRGV comes from the coding sequence ATGAAAAGACTTTTTACGAAGGACATGGGAGGTTCCCGGCTGGGAGAGCTTTTGGTGGGCGCTCGGGAGTGGTGCCGGGATGTGGCAGAATTGGCCAAGGCCCGGTTAATGGCGATGGTCCTTGTGACCACACTTGTGGGGTTTTACGTCGGTAGTTCCCGGCCTTCGGAAGGAGGCAAAGCCTGGCACCTTTTAGTAGGAACGGCCCTGGTTGCGGCTGCTGCTGCGGGATTGAACCAGCTTCTTGAGCGAGACGTCGACCGACGGATGTCGCGGACGTGTGACCGGCCAATTGCCGCGGGTCGGTTTGCCCCTCGACAAGCCTGCTTGATTGCTGTCTTTGAGGGATTGGCCGGCCTTTTCTATCTTGCGAAAACCGTGGGAATGGGACCCAGCTGGGTGGCTGCGCTCACTCTTTTTCTTTACGTCGTTCTTTACACACCCCTCAAACGAAAAAGCCCGTGGCACACGCTCATTGGCGCCGTTTCGGGAGCTTTACCGCCGCTCATCGGCTATGTGGCAGGGGATCAAAGGGATTGGGCTATGGGGTGGGTTCTTTTCGGTATCCTTTTTTTATGGCAATTACCCCATTTTTGGGCCATTGCCTGGTTGTACCGGCAGGAGTACGGGGAAGCTGGCATTCGAACCTTCTTTGACTCGGACCGGTCCGGGGTGTCGTGCGGGTGGGCATGCTTGGTGTTTTCGGTGCTCCTGTGGGCCGTCTCCCTTGTTCCGTGGTGGATGGGAACAGTAGGGGGCCTCTATGGTCCGGGGGCGGTCGTTCTAGGAGGGTTTTTTGTGGGGCTTGCGTTTCGGTTTTTGCAGGAGCCAAGCCGGACCCATGCCCGTTCCCTCTTTCTAGGTTCGATTGTTTATCTCCCGGCCCTTCTCGCGCTACTGGTAGTTGGTTACCGTGGAGTTTAG